The following are from one region of the Syngnathus typhle isolate RoL2023-S1 ecotype Sweden linkage group LG22, RoL_Styp_1.0, whole genome shotgun sequence genome:
- the atad2b gene encoding ATPase family AAA domain-containing protein 2B isoform X2, which translates to MVNTRKSSRPSSDHFISSRTRSSSRSERNADEHEMSSDASSPRLSPPAKRPHRQMTPEPSSSDTSPSPQTKGQRVSWDIPTYRTRLSSRIMQNGRGHMGHRKEELGQGDHSRMNGHVELKRSCRVRKSQFAHLNQSLLFDQLVNSTAEAVLQEMDNISSIRQNREVERLRMWTRDTEEENMDMYSRVKRRKSMRRNTFSLPAHHKAMSKTQEEEEEEGTEESHGEEEEEDAEDEDDEGDEAEEAGEGNDRPYNLRQRKTVQRYEAPPIEPVNRKQSNPTLFDTHRSPARRSHIRVKKHAIHSSDTTSSSDEERFERRKSKSMGRARNRCLPMNLTAEDLASGALRDRTKVGASLADVDPMNLDASVRFDQVGGLGNHIQSLKEMVVFPLLYPEVFEKFKIQPPRGCLFYGPPGTGKTLVARALANECGQGERKVSFFMRKGADCLSKWVGESERQLRLLFDQAYMMRPSIIFFDEIDGLAPVRSSRQDQIHSSIVSTLLALMDGLDSRGEIVVIGATNRLDSIDPALRRPGRFDREFLFNLPDKTARKHIVQIHTRDWNPKLSEPFVDELAEKCVGYCGADIKALCTEAVLVALRRRYPQIYGSSVKLKLDVASVVLGPADFCRAMRAIVPASQRALAPPGRALSPILRPLLAGAFSLVLKALHRVFPHSQCADRDTQVGRDNQLLEEDVYSGDEKEDSAASIYEVQPALCPISPSTSSHSAMRRPFIHCSFSPHQQPTAYRPRLLLAGSPGSGQSSHLAPALLHYLDKLPVHRLDLPTLYSTSAKTPEESCAQVFREACRSVPSVVFVPHISDWWETVSDTLKSTFLSLLLDVPSFCPVLILGTAETTHSRLSEEVKSMFQTAYGEVVTLQPPGERDRRSFFSDLLLVQAARAPPRLRNKERCEEVLPVAEDPGPSLLSAEEQRRLAEQEENTLRELRLFLRDVTNRLATDKRFNIFSKPVDIEEVSDYLEVIGQPMDLSTVMTKIDKHQYLTAKDFLVDIDLICSNALEYNPDKDPGGETNYEDKVIRHRACSLKDTAHAIFSSELDPEFDRMCEDIKEARRKNDQQTPTQPSATTAAAAAEASPPGTASPSKAAATTPSPPGNRRSHGAAEQQSKASTQGEATDNKTCYHVKRKLRRRQSWVRGIIRKHKHHKKGVEVQKVEAEIEAPGPSDSCLTLDEESSCDTPGPQTNGHLPHVSSTEEESSNEPPGGSTDTGKELEKQTNDFQSQADKERQTDGKPPNEKLHSSEALQLAQVNGNDSMDSLDSQCLEENSKASEKRTPQNTRDEIASKGEHKSINDENQEHKGLEDDPDKEGDGKAKKCNTSPSEQLKAAAARTEDDPNAVSPPPPPPPLVVDHQQLLVLLDMAVKKSEGFSVEQMERLYSVLSQCIFAHRREYDKTQLLEEMENRVQHFDTFLCHSDHKTSSGRP; encoded by the exons ATGGTGAACACACGGAAAAGCTCGCGGCCGAGCAGCGACCACTTCATCTCCTCGAGGACCCGTTCGTCGTCGAGGAGCGAGCGCAACGCGGACGAACAT GAGATGAGCAGTGATGCCAGTAGTCCGCGGCTCAGCCCGCCTGCCAAGCGGCCCCACAGGCAGATGACCCCGGAGCCCAGCTCTAGCGACACGTCCCCCTCGCCCCAGACCAAAGGCCAGAGGGTTAGCTGGGACATTCCCACTTACCGCACCAG gTTGTCATCTCGCATCATGCAGAACGGGCGCG GCCACATGGGCCACCGGAAGGAGGAGTTGGGCCAGGGTGACCACTCACGCATGAACGGCCACGTGGAGCTGAAGAGGAGCTGCCGTGTCAGGAAGAGCCAGTTTGCACACCTCAACCAGAGCCTTCTGTTTGACCAGCTGGTCAACAG CACCGCTGAGGCTGTCCTCCAGGAGATGGACAACATCAGCAGCATCAGGCAGAACCGCGAGGTGGAGCGCCTCCGAATGTGGACCAGAGACACCGAAGAG GAAAACATGGACATGTACTCTCGGGTGAAGCGAAGGAAGTCCATGCGCCGCAATACGTTCAGCCTGCCCGCGCACCACAAAGCCATGAGTAAAAcccaggaggaagaggaggaagaaggcaCGGAAG AATCTCAcggggaggaagaagaggaggacgcCGAGGACGAGGATGATGAAGGGGATGAAGCGGAGGAAGCTGGCGAGGGGAACGACAGACCGTACAACCTGAGACAGCGCAAGACCGTGCAGAGATACGAGGCGCCCCCGATCG AACCGGTCAACAGGAAGCAAAGCAACCCTACGCTCTTTGACACCCACAGATCGCCAGCAAGAAGAAGCCATATACG tgtaaaAAAACACGCAATTCACAGCAGCGACACAACCTCGTCCTCTGATGAGGAGCGCTTTGAGAGAAGGAAAAGCAAGAGCATGGGTCGGGCCAGGAACAG ATGTTTGCCCATGAACTTGACAGCGGAGGACCTGGCAAGCGGCGCCCTCCGCGATCGCACAAAGGTGGGGGCCAGCCTGGCCGACGTGGACCCCATGAACCTCGACGCCTCG GTGAGATTCGATCAAGTTGGCGGCCTCGGGAATCACATCCAGTCCTTGAAGGAGATGGTGGTGTTCCCACTTCTTTACCCGGAGGTCTTTGAGAAGTTCAAGATCCAACCTCCGAG GGGGTGCTTATTTTACGGCCCGCCGGGTACAGGAAAAACACTGGTGGCCCGGGCCCTGGCCAATGAGTGTGGCCAGGGCGAGCGCAAGGTTTCCTTCTTCATGCGCAAAGGCGCCGACTGCCTCAGCAAGTGGGTTGGCGAATCTGAGCGCCAGTTACGCCTCCTCTTTGACCAG GCTTACATGATGAGGCCGTCCATTATCTTCTTTGATGAGATCGATGGATTGGCTCCGGTTCGGTCCAGTCGGCAAGACCAGATACACAG ttccATAGTGTCCACTCTGTTGGCCTTGATGGACGGCCTGGACAGCCGGGGTGAGATAGTGGTCATCGGTGCTACCAACAGACTTGACTCTATCGACCCGGCGCTACGGAGGCCCGGCCGTTTTGACCGGGAGTTTCTATTCAACCTCCCTGACAAGACG gccAGAAAGCACATCGTGCAGATCCACACACGGGACTGGAACCCCAAATTGTCTGAGCCATTTGTAGATGAACTTGCGGAAAAATGTGTTG GCTACTGCGGCGCCGACATCAAAGCACTTTGCACAGAGGCGGTGCTGGTTGCCCTTCGCCGCCGCTACCCGCAGATCTACGGCAGCAGCGTCAAGCTAAAGCTGGACGTTGCCTCCGTTGTGCTAGGGCCCGCCGACTTCTGTCGGGCCATGAGGGCTATCGTGCCGGCCTCCCAGAGGGCCCTGGCTCCTCCGGGGCGAGCACTGTCGCCCATTCTCAGGCCCCTGCTGGCAGGCGCTTTTTCTTTGGTGCTGAAAGCTCTTCATAGAGTCTTCCCTCACTCTCAGTGTGCCGACAGGGACACGCAGG TGGGCCGCGACAATCAACTCCTCGAAGAGGATGTATACAGCGGCGATGAGAAGGAAGACAGCGCCGCTTCTATTTACGAAGTCCAGCCTGCCTTGTGCCCCATCAGTCCCTCGACATCATCTCACTCCGCCATGCGCAGACCCTTTATTCATTGCTCTTT TTCCCCCCACCAGCAACCCACAGCGTACCGGCCCCGTCTGCTCCTGGCCGGCTCCCCGGGTTCGGGGCAGAGTTCCCACTTGGCCCCTGCCTTGCTGCACTACCTGGACAAGCTGCCAGTGCACCGCCTGGACTTGCCCACCCTCTACTCCACAAGCGCCAAGACGCCGGAGGAGTCCTGTGCTCAG GTTTTCCGCGAGGCTTGCCGTAGCGTCCCCAGCGTGGTATTTGTCCCGCACATCTCAGACTGGTGGGAGACGGTGAGCGACACGCTTAAGAGCACCTTCCTGTCCCTGCTGCTGGATGTGCCCTCCTTCTGCCCTGTCCTCATCCTTGGCACCGCCGAGACGACCCACTCGCGGCTTTCCGAAGAG gtgaagAGTATGTTCCAGACGGCCTATGGGGAGGTGGTCACGCTGCAGCCTCCGGGCGAAAGAGACCGGAGGAGCTTCTTTTCTGACCTGCTCCTAGTCCAAGCGGCCAGAGCTCCGCCACGCCTCCGGAATAAAG AGCGGTGCGAGGAGGTGCTGCCGGTGGCCGAGGACCCGGGCCCCAGTCTGCTGTCCGCCGAGGAGCAGCGTCGCCTGGCTGAGCAAGAGGAAAACACGCTACGGGAGCTCCGGCTTTTTCTCAGGGATGTGACCAACCGGTTGGCCACCGACAAACGCTTCAATATCTTCAGCAAGCCTGTTGACATCGAGGAG GTGTCAGACTACCTGGAGGTGATCGGACAGCCCATGGACCTGTCCACCGTCATGACCAAGATTGACAAGCACCAGTACTTGACGGCCAAGGACTTTCTGGTGGACATCGACCTTATCTGCAGCAATGCGCTGGAGTATAATCCCGACAAGGATCCCGGAGGTGAGACGAACTACGAAG ACAAGGTGATCAGGCACCGAGCATGCAGCCTCAAGGACACAGCACACGCTATCTTCTCCTCGGAGCTCGACCCAGAATTTGATCGCATGTGCGAGGACATCAAGGAGGCGCGCAGGAAGAATG ACCAGCAGACGCCAACTCAGCcttcagcaacaacagcagcagcagcggctgaAGCATCACCACCAGGAACAGCATCACCATCAAAAGCAGCAGCAACTACTCCGAGCCCTCCCGGAAACAGGAGGAGTCACGGTGCCGCGGAACAGCAGAGTAAGGCCAGCACTCAGGGCGAGGCCACCGACAATAAAACATGCT ATCATGTCAAGAGGAAGCTCCGCCGACGGCAATCTTGGGTGCGGGGCATCATCCGCAAGCATAAACACCacaaaaagggagtagaagtACAAAAAGTGGAGGCTGAAATAGAAGCGCCAGGGCCCAGCGACTCATGTCTAACGCTGGATGAGGAGTCTTCCTGCGACACCCCGGGACCCCAGACCAATGGTCATCTCCCCCACGTCTCCTCCACGGAGGAGGAAAGCTCCAACGAGCCCCCGGGCGGCTCTACTGACACTGGAAAGgagttggaaaaacaaacaaacgattTCCAATCCCAAGCAGACAAGGAGAGGCAAActgatggaaaacctccaaATGAAAAACTGCATTCTTCTGAGGCTCTCCAGCTAGCGCAAGTGAATGGGAACGACTCCATGGATAGTCTGGACTCTCAGTGCCTGGaggaaaacagcaaggccaGCGAGAAAAGGACTCCTCAGAACACGAGGGATGAAATAGCGTCAAAGGGGGAGCACAAGAGCATTAATGACGAGAATCAGGAGCACAAAGGTCTGGAAGATGATCCGGACAAAGAAG GTGACGGCAAGGCGAAGAAATGCAATACGAGCCCGTCGGAGCAGCTGAAAGCAGCGGCCGCGAGGACGGAAGACGACCCCAACGCCGTATCCccgcctcctccgcctcctccgctCGTGGTTGATCACCAGCAACTTTTG GTACTACTCGACATGGCGGTGAAGAAGAGTGAGGGCTTCAGCGTGGAGCAGATGGAAAGACTCTACTCGGTGCTCAGCCAGTGCATCTTTGCCCACCGCAGAGAGTACGACAAGACCCAACTACTGGAG GAGATGGAGAACAGGGTCCAGCATTTTGACACATTCCTGTGCCACTCAGACCACAAAACCTCCTCAGGTAGACCCTGA
- the atad2b gene encoding ATPase family AAA domain-containing protein 2B isoform X3, protein MVNTRKSSRPSSDHFISSRTRSSSRSERNADEHKEMSSDASSPRLSPPAKRPHRQMTPEPSSSDTSPSPQTKGQRVSWDIPTYRTRLSSRIMQNGRGHMGHRKEELGQGDHSRMNGHVELKRSCRVRKSQFAHLNQSLLFDQLVNSTAEAVLQEMDNISSIRQNREVERLRMWTRDTEEENMDMYSRVKRRKSMRRNTFSLPAHHKAMSKTQEEEEEEGTEESHGEEEEEDAEDEDDEGDEAEEAGEGNDRPYNLRQRKTVQRYEAPPIEPVNRKQSNPTLFDTHRSPARRSHIRVKKHAIHSSDTTSSSDEERFERRKSKSMGRARNRCLPMNLTAEDLASGALRDRTKVGASLADVDPMNLDASVRFDQVGGLGNHIQSLKEMVVFPLLYPEVFEKFKIQPPRGCLFYGPPGTGKTLVARALANECGQGERKVSFFMRKGADCLSKWVGESERQLRLLFDQAYMMRPSIIFFDEIDGLAPVRSSRQDQIHSSIVSTLLALMDGLDSRGEIVVIGATNRLDSIDPALRRPGRFDREFLFNLPDKTARKHIVQIHTRDWNPKLSEPFVDELAEKCVGYCGADIKALCTEAVLVALRRRYPQIYGSSVKLKLDVASVVLGPADFCRAMRAIVPASQRALAPPGRALSPILRPLLAGAFSLVLKALHRVFPHSQCADRDTQVGRDNQLLEEDVYSGDEKEDSAASIYEVQPALCPISPSTSSHSAMRRPFIHCSFSPHQQPTAYRPRLLLAGSPGSGQSSHLAPALLHYLDKLPVHRLDLPTLYSTSAKTPEESCAQVFREACRSVPSVVFVPHISDWWETVSDTLKSTFLSLLLDVPSFCPVLILGTAETTHSRLSEEVKSMFQTAYGEVVTLQPPGERDRRSFFSDLLLVQAARAPPRLRNKERCEEVLPVAEDPGPSLLSAEEQRRLAEQEENTLRELRLFLRDVTNRLATDKRFNIFSKPVDIEEVSDYLEVIGQPMDLSTVMTKIDKHQYLTAKDFLVDIDLICSNALEYNPDKDPGDKVIRHRACSLKDTAHAIFSSELDPEFDRMCEDIKEARRKNDQQTPTQPSATTAAAAAEASPPGTASPSKAAATTPSPPGNRRSHGAAEQQSKASTQGEATDNKTCYHVKRKLRRRQSWVRGIIRKHKHHKKGVEVQKVEAEIEAPGPSDSCLTLDEESSCDTPGPQTNGHLPHVSSTEEESSNEPPGGSTDTGKELEKQTNDFQSQADKERQTDGKPPNEKLHSSEALQLAQVNGNDSMDSLDSQCLEENSKASEKRTPQNTRDEIASKGEHKSINDENQEHKGLEDDPDKEGDGKAKKCNTSPSEQLKAAAARTEDDPNAVSPPPPPPPLVVDHQQLLVLLDMAVKKSEGFSVEQMERLYSVLSQCIFAHRREYDKTQLLEEMENRVQHFDTFLCHSDHKTSSGRP, encoded by the exons ATGGTGAACACACGGAAAAGCTCGCGGCCGAGCAGCGACCACTTCATCTCCTCGAGGACCCGTTCGTCGTCGAGGAGCGAGCGCAACGCGGACGAACAT AAGGAGATGAGCAGTGATGCCAGTAGTCCGCGGCTCAGCCCGCCTGCCAAGCGGCCCCACAGGCAGATGACCCCGGAGCCCAGCTCTAGCGACACGTCCCCCTCGCCCCAGACCAAAGGCCAGAGGGTTAGCTGGGACATTCCCACTTACCGCACCAG gTTGTCATCTCGCATCATGCAGAACGGGCGCG GCCACATGGGCCACCGGAAGGAGGAGTTGGGCCAGGGTGACCACTCACGCATGAACGGCCACGTGGAGCTGAAGAGGAGCTGCCGTGTCAGGAAGAGCCAGTTTGCACACCTCAACCAGAGCCTTCTGTTTGACCAGCTGGTCAACAG CACCGCTGAGGCTGTCCTCCAGGAGATGGACAACATCAGCAGCATCAGGCAGAACCGCGAGGTGGAGCGCCTCCGAATGTGGACCAGAGACACCGAAGAG GAAAACATGGACATGTACTCTCGGGTGAAGCGAAGGAAGTCCATGCGCCGCAATACGTTCAGCCTGCCCGCGCACCACAAAGCCATGAGTAAAAcccaggaggaagaggaggaagaaggcaCGGAAG AATCTCAcggggaggaagaagaggaggacgcCGAGGACGAGGATGATGAAGGGGATGAAGCGGAGGAAGCTGGCGAGGGGAACGACAGACCGTACAACCTGAGACAGCGCAAGACCGTGCAGAGATACGAGGCGCCCCCGATCG AACCGGTCAACAGGAAGCAAAGCAACCCTACGCTCTTTGACACCCACAGATCGCCAGCAAGAAGAAGCCATATACG tgtaaaAAAACACGCAATTCACAGCAGCGACACAACCTCGTCCTCTGATGAGGAGCGCTTTGAGAGAAGGAAAAGCAAGAGCATGGGTCGGGCCAGGAACAG ATGTTTGCCCATGAACTTGACAGCGGAGGACCTGGCAAGCGGCGCCCTCCGCGATCGCACAAAGGTGGGGGCCAGCCTGGCCGACGTGGACCCCATGAACCTCGACGCCTCG GTGAGATTCGATCAAGTTGGCGGCCTCGGGAATCACATCCAGTCCTTGAAGGAGATGGTGGTGTTCCCACTTCTTTACCCGGAGGTCTTTGAGAAGTTCAAGATCCAACCTCCGAG GGGGTGCTTATTTTACGGCCCGCCGGGTACAGGAAAAACACTGGTGGCCCGGGCCCTGGCCAATGAGTGTGGCCAGGGCGAGCGCAAGGTTTCCTTCTTCATGCGCAAAGGCGCCGACTGCCTCAGCAAGTGGGTTGGCGAATCTGAGCGCCAGTTACGCCTCCTCTTTGACCAG GCTTACATGATGAGGCCGTCCATTATCTTCTTTGATGAGATCGATGGATTGGCTCCGGTTCGGTCCAGTCGGCAAGACCAGATACACAG ttccATAGTGTCCACTCTGTTGGCCTTGATGGACGGCCTGGACAGCCGGGGTGAGATAGTGGTCATCGGTGCTACCAACAGACTTGACTCTATCGACCCGGCGCTACGGAGGCCCGGCCGTTTTGACCGGGAGTTTCTATTCAACCTCCCTGACAAGACG gccAGAAAGCACATCGTGCAGATCCACACACGGGACTGGAACCCCAAATTGTCTGAGCCATTTGTAGATGAACTTGCGGAAAAATGTGTTG GCTACTGCGGCGCCGACATCAAAGCACTTTGCACAGAGGCGGTGCTGGTTGCCCTTCGCCGCCGCTACCCGCAGATCTACGGCAGCAGCGTCAAGCTAAAGCTGGACGTTGCCTCCGTTGTGCTAGGGCCCGCCGACTTCTGTCGGGCCATGAGGGCTATCGTGCCGGCCTCCCAGAGGGCCCTGGCTCCTCCGGGGCGAGCACTGTCGCCCATTCTCAGGCCCCTGCTGGCAGGCGCTTTTTCTTTGGTGCTGAAAGCTCTTCATAGAGTCTTCCCTCACTCTCAGTGTGCCGACAGGGACACGCAGG TGGGCCGCGACAATCAACTCCTCGAAGAGGATGTATACAGCGGCGATGAGAAGGAAGACAGCGCCGCTTCTATTTACGAAGTCCAGCCTGCCTTGTGCCCCATCAGTCCCTCGACATCATCTCACTCCGCCATGCGCAGACCCTTTATTCATTGCTCTTT TTCCCCCCACCAGCAACCCACAGCGTACCGGCCCCGTCTGCTCCTGGCCGGCTCCCCGGGTTCGGGGCAGAGTTCCCACTTGGCCCCTGCCTTGCTGCACTACCTGGACAAGCTGCCAGTGCACCGCCTGGACTTGCCCACCCTCTACTCCACAAGCGCCAAGACGCCGGAGGAGTCCTGTGCTCAG GTTTTCCGCGAGGCTTGCCGTAGCGTCCCCAGCGTGGTATTTGTCCCGCACATCTCAGACTGGTGGGAGACGGTGAGCGACACGCTTAAGAGCACCTTCCTGTCCCTGCTGCTGGATGTGCCCTCCTTCTGCCCTGTCCTCATCCTTGGCACCGCCGAGACGACCCACTCGCGGCTTTCCGAAGAG gtgaagAGTATGTTCCAGACGGCCTATGGGGAGGTGGTCACGCTGCAGCCTCCGGGCGAAAGAGACCGGAGGAGCTTCTTTTCTGACCTGCTCCTAGTCCAAGCGGCCAGAGCTCCGCCACGCCTCCGGAATAAAG AGCGGTGCGAGGAGGTGCTGCCGGTGGCCGAGGACCCGGGCCCCAGTCTGCTGTCCGCCGAGGAGCAGCGTCGCCTGGCTGAGCAAGAGGAAAACACGCTACGGGAGCTCCGGCTTTTTCTCAGGGATGTGACCAACCGGTTGGCCACCGACAAACGCTTCAATATCTTCAGCAAGCCTGTTGACATCGAGGAG GTGTCAGACTACCTGGAGGTGATCGGACAGCCCATGGACCTGTCCACCGTCATGACCAAGATTGACAAGCACCAGTACTTGACGGCCAAGGACTTTCTGGTGGACATCGACCTTATCTGCAGCAATGCGCTGGAGTATAATCCCGACAAGGATCCCGGAG ACAAGGTGATCAGGCACCGAGCATGCAGCCTCAAGGACACAGCACACGCTATCTTCTCCTCGGAGCTCGACCCAGAATTTGATCGCATGTGCGAGGACATCAAGGAGGCGCGCAGGAAGAATG ACCAGCAGACGCCAACTCAGCcttcagcaacaacagcagcagcagcggctgaAGCATCACCACCAGGAACAGCATCACCATCAAAAGCAGCAGCAACTACTCCGAGCCCTCCCGGAAACAGGAGGAGTCACGGTGCCGCGGAACAGCAGAGTAAGGCCAGCACTCAGGGCGAGGCCACCGACAATAAAACATGCT ATCATGTCAAGAGGAAGCTCCGCCGACGGCAATCTTGGGTGCGGGGCATCATCCGCAAGCATAAACACCacaaaaagggagtagaagtACAAAAAGTGGAGGCTGAAATAGAAGCGCCAGGGCCCAGCGACTCATGTCTAACGCTGGATGAGGAGTCTTCCTGCGACACCCCGGGACCCCAGACCAATGGTCATCTCCCCCACGTCTCCTCCACGGAGGAGGAAAGCTCCAACGAGCCCCCGGGCGGCTCTACTGACACTGGAAAGgagttggaaaaacaaacaaacgattTCCAATCCCAAGCAGACAAGGAGAGGCAAActgatggaaaacctccaaATGAAAAACTGCATTCTTCTGAGGCTCTCCAGCTAGCGCAAGTGAATGGGAACGACTCCATGGATAGTCTGGACTCTCAGTGCCTGGaggaaaacagcaaggccaGCGAGAAAAGGACTCCTCAGAACACGAGGGATGAAATAGCGTCAAAGGGGGAGCACAAGAGCATTAATGACGAGAATCAGGAGCACAAAGGTCTGGAAGATGATCCGGACAAAGAAG GTGACGGCAAGGCGAAGAAATGCAATACGAGCCCGTCGGAGCAGCTGAAAGCAGCGGCCGCGAGGACGGAAGACGACCCCAACGCCGTATCCccgcctcctccgcctcctccgctCGTGGTTGATCACCAGCAACTTTTG GTACTACTCGACATGGCGGTGAAGAAGAGTGAGGGCTTCAGCGTGGAGCAGATGGAAAGACTCTACTCGGTGCTCAGCCAGTGCATCTTTGCCCACCGCAGAGAGTACGACAAGACCCAACTACTGGAG GAGATGGAGAACAGGGTCCAGCATTTTGACACATTCCTGTGCCACTCAGACCACAAAACCTCCTCAGGTAGACCCTGA